In Limibacter armeniacum, a single window of DNA contains:
- a CDS encoding ABC transporter permease, translated as MYDIYSDRNPAFFIRQKLFGSKVTVFGLVMIVFALVIASLGYLIMPDDTPYANDGMLEIARQPPGFKVKVLKLKKDFDVPRAGLFEKMFFGQENPYELVPLAEEPIVEGDSVFYVVYPGIEKENARTTERLTLSYPIVRCVKSIYVGKSEKLGRNIPVNFVTSEDRYIFLDPDESVRSVLKEDLYEEFWEQNIEEKVYYLGTDKIGRDVMSRLMYGARISLMIGFLAVLISLLTGLFLGSVAGFFGGIVDSVIMWLMTVVWSLPTIMLVVAIRLVLQSDDIWVTFLAVGLTMWVEIARIVRGQITSIKQKQYVEAARALGFSKRRIIFNHILPNIVGSLIVVSASNFATAILVEAGLSFLGLGGPLSMPSWGVMIKEGLSELTPSGQWHLIILPCVCISLMVLAFNLLGNGLRDAYDPHTK; from the coding sequence ATGTACGACATATATTCTGACAGGAATCCTGCATTTTTTATCAGACAAAAGCTTTTTGGGAGTAAGGTAACAGTCTTTGGACTGGTGATGATCGTTTTTGCATTGGTGATTGCATCATTGGGGTATCTGATTATGCCCGATGACACGCCCTATGCCAATGACGGTATGCTTGAAATTGCTCGCCAACCTCCCGGCTTCAAGGTGAAAGTGCTGAAACTCAAAAAAGACTTTGACGTGCCAAGAGCAGGGCTTTTTGAAAAGATGTTCTTTGGTCAGGAAAATCCTTACGAATTGGTTCCCCTAGCTGAAGAACCGATAGTAGAAGGGGATTCAGTTTTTTATGTGGTTTACCCTGGTATTGAGAAAGAGAATGCCCGTACAACAGAGAGGTTGACCCTTTCTTACCCTATCGTCAGATGTGTAAAGTCGATTTATGTAGGCAAATCAGAAAAGCTTGGTCGTAATATACCCGTCAATTTTGTAACCTCTGAAGACCGTTACATTTTCCTTGATCCTGATGAAAGTGTTCGTTCTGTCTTGAAAGAAGACTTATATGAAGAGTTTTGGGAGCAGAATATAGAGGAAAAAGTTTACTATCTGGGTACTGATAAAATTGGTCGAGATGTAATGAGCAGATTGATGTATGGTGCTCGTATTTCACTGATGATAGGCTTTTTGGCAGTGTTGATTTCCTTGCTTACAGGGCTTTTCCTTGGCTCAGTGGCAGGTTTCTTTGGTGGAATTGTAGATAGTGTAATCATGTGGCTGATGACTGTTGTATGGTCATTGCCGACGATTATGCTGGTAGTGGCCATCAGGCTTGTACTACAAAGTGATGACATCTGGGTAACCTTCCTAGCTGTAGGTCTGACTATGTGGGTGGAAATTGCCCGTATAGTAAGGGGACAAATTACCTCTATCAAGCAGAAGCAGTATGTTGAGGCTGCCAGAGCATTGGGATTCTCCAAACGAAGAATTATTTTCAATCATATCCTTCCAAATATTGTAGGCTCACTTATTGTTGTGAGTGCTTCCAATTTTGCCACGGCGATACTGGTCGAAGCAGGCTTGAGCTTCTTGGGACTTGGCGGACCACTCAGTATGCCATCATGGGGAGTTATGATTAAGGAAGGGCTGTCGGAGCTCACACCAAGCGGACAATGGCACTTGATTATCCTGCCTTGTGTGTGTATTAGCCTGATGGTACTTGCCTTTAACTTACTGGGGAATGGATTGCGAGATGCGTATGATCCCCATACCAAATAA
- a CDS encoding glycosyltransferase produces the protein MLEPIAIFFLVVYAFSLLFLRKGWRELPSLGFSRDKLSSTTQVTVLIPVRNEAANILNLLNDLTAQSVENFEVVVVDDHSDDETVRLVRQFEPGDHFNLRFITASKGVGKKSALTLGMSYASGELIVTTDGDCRVPEKWLETILRYYDTFQPQMICGGVTFHQEKNLWQKMLTVEFMSAIGTGAASLGLRKPNMCSGANLAFTKTVFEEVGGYQGTEQIPSGDDEFLMHKVAAKYPEQILYLKEKESIVKTQPPQSISALYHQRKRWASKWTFYENLSTKAVAVYVFSFHLIYILLAIGVFIGWIKPLIFITLFTIRVALEWFFLKDILCFFGHRNKQWLIPLTALWYSPYVVLIGLTGTWGSYDWKGRQLSKSLKPSEERID, from the coding sequence ATGTTAGAACCAATTGCCATATTTTTTCTGGTGGTTTACGCCTTTTCATTACTATTCTTGAGAAAGGGGTGGAGAGAACTGCCTTCGTTGGGTTTTTCAAGGGATAAATTATCAAGTACTACCCAAGTTACAGTTTTGATTCCTGTCCGAAATGAGGCTGCCAATATTCTTAATTTGCTAAATGACTTGACAGCTCAAAGTGTTGAAAACTTTGAGGTAGTGGTAGTTGACGATCATTCTGATGATGAAACTGTCCGATTGGTTAGACAATTTGAACCCGGAGATCATTTTAACCTTAGGTTTATTACAGCTTCTAAAGGAGTTGGGAAAAAGAGTGCGCTTACTTTGGGTATGTCATATGCCAGTGGTGAATTGATTGTGACGACAGATGGAGATTGCAGGGTGCCGGAAAAATGGTTGGAAACGATACTGAGGTATTATGATACTTTTCAGCCGCAAATGATTTGTGGCGGAGTTACATTTCATCAAGAAAAAAATCTATGGCAAAAGATGTTGACCGTAGAGTTTATGAGTGCCATCGGAACAGGAGCTGCAAGTTTAGGGTTGAGGAAACCGAATATGTGTAGTGGCGCAAATCTGGCATTTACAAAAACCGTTTTTGAGGAAGTGGGAGGTTATCAGGGTACAGAGCAGATCCCTTCAGGAGATGATGAGTTTTTGATGCATAAAGTTGCGGCAAAATACCCTGAGCAAATCCTTTACTTGAAGGAAAAGGAAAGCATAGTAAAGACACAGCCACCGCAATCAATCTCTGCTTTGTACCATCAAAGGAAACGTTGGGCAAGCAAGTGGACTTTTTATGAAAATTTATCAACCAAGGCTGTTGCGGTTTATGTATTCTCTTTTCATTTGATTTACATTCTCTTAGCAATTGGGGTATTTATAGGTTGGATCAAACCATTGATTTTTATCACCCTATTTACAATAAGGGTAGCTTTAGAATGGTTTTTTTTAAAAGATATATTGTGTTTTTTTGGGCATCGAAACAAGCAATGGTTAATTCCTCTTACAGCTCTATGGTACTCTCCTTATGTGGTGCTGATTGGCTTGACGGGAACTTGGGGAAGTTATGACTGGAAGGGAAGACAGCTGAGCAAGTCTTTGAAACCCTCAGAAGAACGAATAGATTAA
- the bcp gene encoding thioredoxin-dependent thiol peroxidase, whose translation MELTIGQKAPEFIAKDQNGDEIKLSDFKGKKVVLYFYPKDNTPGCTAQSCNLRDNYEALQAKGYEVIGVSTDGEKSHQKFIAKHELPFRLIADEDKAVHELYGTWQLKKMYGREYMGTVRTTFIIDEEGNIEDIIGKVKTKEHTAQILK comes from the coding sequence ATGGAATTAACGATCGGACAAAAAGCACCAGAATTTATCGCCAAAGACCAAAATGGAGACGAGATCAAACTTTCAGATTTTAAAGGAAAGAAAGTGGTTCTGTACTTTTACCCGAAAGACAATACACCAGGCTGTACAGCACAATCTTGTAACCTGAGAGATAATTATGAGGCGTTGCAAGCAAAAGGATATGAAGTGATTGGTGTGAGTACAGACGGAGAAAAAAGCCATCAGAAATTTATCGCAAAACACGAGCTTCCTTTCCGTTTGATTGCTGATGAGGACAAAGCAGTTCACGAACTGTACGGAACATGGCAACTCAAGAAAATGTACGGCAGGGAATATATGGGAACGGTACGTACAACTTTTATAATAGATGAGGAAGGTAATATTGAGGATATTATCGGGAAAGTTAAAACAAAAGAGCATACAGCTCAGATTTTGAAATAA
- a CDS encoding transporter, which yields MTDLEFEVLDELYFVTSFKALKNEIEVEEAVLKNCLKELLEKQWVRCFKTVDTEEDEEGLDFENKYAEYYYLASKKGLMAHNRS from the coding sequence ATGACAGATTTGGAATTTGAAGTACTGGATGAATTGTACTTTGTCACTTCCTTCAAAGCACTGAAAAATGAAATCGAAGTGGAAGAAGCAGTGCTTAAAAATTGTCTGAAAGAACTGTTGGAAAAGCAGTGGGTACGTTGCTTTAAGACAGTCGATACAGAGGAAGATGAAGAGGGATTGGATTTTGAAAATAAATACGCTGAATATTACTACCTTGCTTCAAAGAAAGGGCTGATGGCTCACAATAGAAGCTAA